From Pseudomonadota bacterium, the proteins below share one genomic window:
- a CDS encoding protein kinase: protein MGAGTARAGERPRGAAARPGPVAVAPGEGAPLQSLGRYTVLRKIGAGGMAEVFLARFRGAQGAEKLLVVKKIHPAFASNARFISMFVDEAKVAMRLNHSNIVQVYAFEQIGDDHILAMEYVDGRDLHEIRNAVWAAGKRVPHGLAAFVAAEVAKGLDYAHSRRDDRGKPLDIVHRDVSPQNVLVSRDGAVKVTDFGIARARSLHEESLGEVKGKLGYMAPEQARGLPVDRRADIYSLGVILHELLVGRPLVPSGSREELLEIVRSGVHLSPRAVDPGVPEELDAVVRRAMAVDPRDRYPTAREMAVDLGRFLHFGDAIHDSHALEAWMDEHVPEGILGAASIDADASGVTAELDAAEAPAPGTGPEEALGQVEQRAVVLVEARVEIEARPSRAAVKAELVRLADEIAFKAEGVLHEVSGGLRIYLGLPHSSVEDAIRGMRLAYDLLDVVSTQANDRGMRIDAAIAVVRGYVRSRPEAATRGPSFEPGEELLASAGRLLGATPFGEIAVGGGVYRLARQEYNFAPPEPLAGGTGDADAEKVLKSYRARGPRSRFERSHEAELRGSFRGRDAELARLEEAWRRTRAGRATLVKIVGELGIGKSRLAARFVELAAAGAGPAIVRAECLFAERDTPLAGAAAVLRATLRLGDGERDPDLDGAMRPLVGAAPGYLARQIRFLSGLLGAPGEAFARAGERQRELVRLVAFGLGVLLGARARGSGAIVVVENAHWLDSQSVDVLSELAGLRAAQPVLCLLVGQASTLAGRRIAGLEIVELAELPDDALRELVVEQLGDGGDMTAIVDQIVGRAQGNPFFANEIIDSLIERHILVPTTLSGEDDAPRYRQARPGAIRLPTTVEGLAASHIDDLEPSLRTALRAAAVIGARFTAATLGALVGRDVAADIRALTQRGFLVEAAEALGSETEYRFQKAMVREAAYAGLSTSDRHRLHRAVAEALISAVARGAVAAPAAHIAWHLENGGDPSRAGEHYIEGGDAALRIRSNRQALRLYDRALALLPRGSATRYTALERRQKVLRDLGDHAARGAVVAEMERIADELGDAARHAQAVNARALLLFDEGEFGDAARQVQRALDLGAGAGDYRRSAESMRLLAYIAAEAGHLDRALDCCDWALQIIPADEGFDAAYHKARVLGVKGLVLMMCGDLVRSPSILARALVLFRRLGKRRNESTVMSNIALLAQARGDLPEARELLERAIRTDREIRDLSARGRKLAALGAIHVEAGEFDEGQNVLEESRKICRDNTEPVGEVEADLGLAGLWLERGDPEGAAEILAEVTRRGFVERSRVLLTRYHQLRTKACLALGDVDGALEAADSGSRVAQAAGMTGEVIHGAGLRGLALLAAGRQDEALAASDRMEDLVAERGGVRRAEEVWWHRARILYGGGDREGANEALVRALEEVERKGALILKPARRAAYNAHPLIQEILVGLPV, encoded by the coding sequence GTGGGCGCCGGGACAGCCCGCGCCGGCGAGCGCCCCCGCGGCGCCGCCGCCCGCCCAGGCCCCGTAGCCGTGGCGCCGGGCGAGGGAGCTCCCTTGCAGAGCCTCGGCCGCTACACGGTGCTGCGGAAGATCGGCGCCGGCGGCATGGCGGAGGTGTTCCTCGCGCGGTTCCGCGGCGCGCAGGGCGCCGAGAAGCTCCTGGTCGTCAAGAAGATCCACCCTGCGTTCGCGAGCAACGCGCGGTTCATCTCCATGTTCGTCGACGAGGCCAAGGTCGCGATGCGGCTCAACCACTCGAACATCGTGCAGGTCTACGCGTTCGAGCAGATCGGCGACGACCACATCCTCGCGATGGAGTACGTCGACGGCCGCGACCTGCACGAGATCCGCAACGCGGTCTGGGCCGCCGGGAAGCGCGTGCCGCACGGCCTCGCGGCGTTCGTCGCGGCCGAGGTGGCCAAGGGGCTCGACTACGCCCACTCGCGCCGCGACGACCGGGGGAAGCCCCTCGACATCGTGCACCGCGACGTCTCGCCGCAGAACGTGCTCGTCTCGCGCGACGGGGCCGTGAAGGTGACCGACTTCGGCATCGCCCGCGCCCGCTCGCTCCACGAGGAGTCGCTCGGCGAGGTCAAGGGCAAGCTCGGGTACATGGCGCCGGAACAGGCGCGCGGGCTGCCGGTCGACAGGCGCGCCGACATCTACTCGCTCGGCGTGATCCTGCACGAGCTGCTCGTGGGCCGGCCGCTGGTCCCGTCCGGTTCGCGGGAGGAGCTGCTCGAGATCGTTCGATCCGGGGTGCACCTGAGCCCGCGCGCCGTCGATCCGGGGGTGCCGGAGGAGCTCGACGCGGTCGTTCGGCGCGCCATGGCGGTCGATCCGCGCGACAGGTACCCGACCGCGCGGGAGATGGCGGTCGATCTCGGCAGGTTCCTCCACTTCGGGGACGCGATCCACGACAGCCACGCGCTCGAGGCGTGGATGGACGAGCATGTGCCCGAGGGGATCCTCGGCGCCGCGTCCATCGACGCCGACGCGAGCGGCGTCACCGCCGAGCTCGACGCCGCGGAGGCGCCGGCGCCGGGTACGGGCCCCGAGGAGGCTCTCGGCCAAGTCGAGCAGCGGGCCGTCGTCCTCGTCGAGGCGCGGGTGGAGATCGAGGCGCGGCCGAGCCGAGCGGCGGTCAAGGCGGAGCTCGTGCGGCTGGCGGACGAGATCGCGTTCAAGGCCGAGGGCGTGCTGCACGAGGTGTCGGGCGGGCTGCGGATCTACCTCGGCCTGCCGCACTCGTCGGTCGAGGACGCGATCCGCGGCATGCGCCTCGCGTACGATCTGCTCGACGTGGTGAGCACGCAGGCGAACGACCGCGGGATGCGCATCGACGCGGCGATCGCCGTGGTCCGTGGCTACGTCCGCTCCCGGCCGGAGGCGGCGACGCGGGGGCCGTCGTTCGAGCCGGGCGAGGAGCTGCTCGCCTCGGCCGGCCGGCTGCTCGGCGCCACGCCGTTCGGGGAGATCGCCGTCGGCGGCGGCGTCTACAGGCTCGCGCGGCAGGAGTACAACTTCGCGCCCCCCGAGCCGCTCGCGGGCGGGACGGGCGACGCGGACGCGGAGAAGGTCCTCAAGTCCTACCGGGCGCGCGGCCCGCGCAGCCGGTTCGAGCGCAGCCACGAGGCCGAGCTGCGCGGATCGTTCCGGGGGCGCGACGCGGAGCTCGCCCGCCTCGAGGAGGCGTGGCGCCGGACGCGGGCCGGCCGCGCGACGCTCGTGAAGATCGTCGGCGAGCTCGGCATCGGCAAGTCGCGGCTCGCGGCGCGGTTCGTCGAGCTCGCGGCGGCGGGGGCGGGGCCCGCGATCGTACGGGCCGAGTGCCTGTTCGCGGAGCGGGACACGCCTCTTGCGGGCGCGGCTGCGGTGCTGCGGGCGACTCTGCGCCTCGGCGACGGCGAGCGCGATCCGGATCTCGACGGCGCGATGCGGCCGCTCGTCGGCGCGGCGCCCGGGTACCTCGCGCGGCAGATCCGGTTCCTCTCCGGGCTGCTCGGCGCTCCCGGCGAGGCGTTCGCGCGGGCGGGGGAAAGGCAGCGCGAGCTCGTCCGCCTCGTCGCGTTCGGCCTCGGCGTGCTGCTCGGCGCGCGCGCGCGCGGCTCGGGCGCGATCGTCGTCGTCGAGAACGCGCACTGGCTCGACAGCCAGAGCGTCGACGTGCTGTCGGAGCTCGCGGGGCTGCGCGCCGCGCAGCCGGTGCTGTGCCTCCTCGTCGGCCAGGCGTCGACGCTCGCCGGCCGGCGCATCGCCGGGCTCGAGATCGTGGAGCTCGCCGAGCTGCCGGACGACGCTTTGCGCGAGCTCGTCGTGGAGCAGCTCGGCGACGGCGGCGACATGACCGCGATCGTGGATCAGATCGTGGGCCGCGCGCAGGGGAACCCGTTCTTCGCGAACGAGATCATCGACTCGCTCATCGAGCGGCACATCCTCGTTCCGACCACGTTGAGCGGCGAGGACGACGCGCCGCGCTACAGGCAGGCGCGGCCCGGCGCGATCCGGCTGCCGACGACCGTGGAGGGGCTCGCAGCGAGCCACATCGACGATCTCGAGCCGTCGCTGCGCACCGCGCTCCGCGCCGCGGCGGTGATCGGCGCGCGGTTCACGGCGGCCACGCTCGGGGCGCTCGTCGGCCGCGACGTCGCCGCGGACATCCGCGCGCTGACCCAGCGGGGGTTCCTCGTCGAGGCCGCGGAGGCGCTCGGCAGCGAGACCGAGTACCGCTTCCAGAAGGCGATGGTGCGGGAGGCGGCGTACGCGGGGCTCTCGACCTCGGATCGGCACAGGCTGCACCGCGCGGTCGCCGAGGCGCTCATCTCGGCCGTCGCGCGCGGGGCCGTCGCGGCGCCGGCGGCGCACATCGCGTGGCACCTCGAGAACGGCGGGGATCCGTCGCGCGCGGGGGAACACTACATCGAGGGCGGCGACGCGGCGCTGCGGATCCGCTCGAATCGGCAGGCGCTCCGGCTGTACGACCGCGCGCTCGCGCTCCTCCCGCGCGGCTCGGCGACGCGATACACGGCGCTCGAGCGCCGGCAGAAGGTGCTGCGGGATCTCGGCGACCACGCGGCCCGCGGCGCGGTCGTCGCCGAGATGGAGCGGATCGCGGACGAGCTCGGCGACGCGGCGCGGCACGCCCAGGCCGTCAACGCGCGGGCGCTCCTCCTGTTCGACGAGGGAGAGTTCGGCGACGCGGCGCGGCAGGTGCAGCGCGCGCTCGATCTCGGCGCCGGCGCCGGGGACTACCGCCGCTCGGCCGAGAGCATGCGGCTCCTCGCGTACATCGCGGCCGAGGCGGGCCACCTCGATCGGGCGCTCGACTGCTGCGACTGGGCGCTGCAGATCATCCCGGCCGACGAGGGCTTCGACGCCGCGTACCACAAGGCGCGCGTTCTCGGGGTCAAGGGGCTCGTGCTCATGATGTGCGGCGACCTCGTGCGATCGCCTTCCATCCTCGCCCGGGCGCTCGTCCTGTTCCGCCGCCTCGGCAAGCGGCGGAACGAGTCGACGGTGATGAGCAACATCGCGCTGCTCGCCCAGGCGCGCGGCGATCTGCCCGAGGCGCGCGAGCTGCTCGAGCGGGCGATCCGCACGGATCGCGAGATCCGGGATCTGAGCGCCCGCGGCCGCAAGCTCGCCGCGCTCGGCGCGATCCACGTAGAGGCCGGCGAGTTCGACGAGGGGCAGAACGTGCTCGAGGAGAGCCGCAAGATCTGCCGCGACAACACGGAGCCGGTCGGGGAGGTGGAGGCGGATCTCGGGCTCGCCGGCCTGTGGCTCGAGCGCGGCGATCCGGAGGGCGCGGCCGAGATCCTCGCCGAGGTGACCCGCCGCGGCTTCGTGGAGCGCAGCCGCGTGCTGCTCACGCGGTACCACCAGCTGCGGACCAAGGCGTGCCTCGCGCTCGGCGACGTGGACGGGGCGCTCGAGGCCGCGGACTCGGGGTCGCGCGTGGCGCAGGCGGCCGGGATGACCGGCGAGGTGATCCACGGGGCGGGGCTGCGCGGGCTCGCGCTGCTCGCGGCCGGGCGGCAGGACGAGGCGCTCGCCGCCAGCGATCGGATGGAGGATCTCGTCGCGGAGCGCGGCGGCGTGCGGCGGGCCGAGGAGGTCTGGTGGCACCGGGCGCGCATCCTTTACGGAGGAGGGGACCGGGAGGGGGCGAACGAGGCGCTCGTCCGGGCGCTCGAGGAGGTGGAGCGCAAGGGCGCGCTCATCCTGAAGCCGGCCCGCCGCGCGGCGTACAACGCCCACCCGCTGATCCAGGAGATCCTCGTCGGCCTGCCGGTGTGA
- a CDS encoding acyl-CoA dehydrogenase family protein: MEFLLSEEQTLIRDMARDFAKNELEPNAGRWDQERHFPTDVVRKMAELGLNGVNVPEELGGAAAGPVALSLAITEIAKGCASCAVTMSVTNMVCEVIEKFGTEAQRRAYCPRITSGEYVAGAFCLSEAGAGSDPGGMKTTAVKRGDKWILNGEKMWISAGEFAGVHVVWARTGGKGAGGVSCFLVEGGTPGLQIGRQEDKMGLRASHTVSVLFEDCEIPASALLGEENHGFRVAMMALDGGRIGIASQALGIGLAAQEAATAYAKERVQFGQPIAGFQAIQWMLADDETELEAARLLTMRAAWMKEKGVPFTREASMAKTYATEAAWRTCDNALQIHGGYGYVKEFAVERHYRDIRVTRIYEGTNQVQRIVIARNVIGQGR, encoded by the coding sequence ATGGAATTCCTTTTGTCCGAGGAGCAGACGCTCATCCGCGACATGGCCCGCGACTTCGCGAAGAACGAGCTCGAGCCCAACGCCGGGCGCTGGGATCAGGAGCGCCACTTCCCGACCGACGTGGTCCGGAAGATGGCCGAGCTCGGGCTCAACGGCGTGAACGTCCCCGAGGAGCTCGGCGGCGCCGCGGCCGGGCCGGTCGCGCTGTCGCTCGCGATCACCGAGATCGCCAAGGGGTGCGCGTCGTGCGCGGTGACGATGTCGGTCACGAACATGGTGTGCGAGGTGATCGAGAAGTTCGGCACCGAGGCGCAGAGGCGCGCGTACTGCCCCAGGATCACCTCGGGCGAGTACGTCGCGGGCGCGTTCTGCCTGTCCGAGGCGGGCGCGGGCTCGGATCCGGGCGGCATGAAGACGACCGCCGTGAAGCGCGGCGACAAGTGGATCCTCAACGGCGAGAAGATGTGGATCAGCGCGGGCGAGTTCGCGGGCGTGCACGTCGTGTGGGCGCGCACCGGCGGCAAGGGCGCGGGCGGCGTGTCGTGCTTCCTCGTCGAGGGCGGCACCCCGGGCCTCCAGATCGGCCGGCAGGAGGACAAGATGGGGCTGCGCGCCTCGCACACCGTCTCGGTGCTGTTCGAGGACTGCGAGATCCCCGCGAGCGCGCTCCTCGGCGAGGAGAACCACGGGTTCCGCGTGGCGATGATGGCGCTCGACGGCGGCCGGATCGGCATCGCCAGCCAGGCGCTCGGCATCGGGCTCGCGGCGCAGGAGGCGGCGACCGCGTACGCGAAGGAGCGCGTGCAGTTCGGCCAGCCGATCGCCGGCTTCCAGGCGATCCAGTGGATGCTCGCCGACGACGAGACCGAGCTCGAGGCCGCGCGGCTGCTCACGATGCGCGCCGCGTGGATGAAGGAGAAGGGCGTGCCGTTCACGCGCGAGGCGTCGATGGCGAAGACGTACGCGACCGAGGCCGCGTGGCGCACCTGCGACAACGCGCTGCAGATCCACGGCGGCTACGGCTACGTGAAGGAGTTCGCGGTCGAGCGCCACTACCGAGACATCCGTGTGACGCGGATCTACGAGGGCACCAACCAGGTCCAGCGGATCGTCATCGCCCGCAACGTGATCGGTCAGGGCAGGTGA
- a CDS encoding IgGFc-binding protein, with the protein MIIGNPGQTDAHVTVARNDAVVATDTVPPGSSKAISLAYVSALKSAGESVLVAGGAYEITSDVPVVAYQYSPLHFSTPSDTGDIYSYTNDASLLLPLHTLTGNYMASTWPTWGHGSWMNMPPFGVSGSWSGWSPGFMAIVGTADGIQATVTAATYTLGGAIAALAPGESAIVTLNRGDVLQVLSQLPADSGELTFCEDSGWEQTTLGTCPPTLIAECEGYCSVTDGDLTGTTVSATGPVAVFAGHNCTFMPYYAWACDHLEEMMFPLETWGDDFVMTAPSNPQGTGVVPTMYRVLAMAPDTTVTFEPAVHPTTTLQAGGLIQFESDADFRVSSGDKQIYVTQTLMGQDYFASSDSGDPAMGSGVPVFQARSVYTFLTPDTYTYNFVNIIAPADAEVTLDGSPVGGWAGIGSTGYRVARVPLTAGSHLAEAEGDVGFGITAYGYAPYTSYLFPGGMNIEEYVVE; encoded by the coding sequence GTGATCATCGGCAACCCGGGCCAGACCGACGCGCACGTCACGGTCGCGCGCAACGACGCGGTCGTGGCGACGGACACGGTGCCGCCGGGCTCCTCGAAGGCGATCAGCCTCGCGTACGTGTCCGCGCTGAAGAGCGCGGGGGAGTCGGTGCTCGTCGCCGGCGGCGCGTACGAGATCACGAGCGACGTCCCGGTCGTCGCCTACCAGTACAGCCCGCTCCACTTCTCCACGCCGAGCGACACGGGCGACATCTACTCCTACACGAACGACGCGAGCCTGCTCCTGCCGCTGCACACGCTCACGGGCAACTACATGGCGTCGACCTGGCCGACGTGGGGCCACGGCTCGTGGATGAACATGCCGCCGTTCGGCGTCTCCGGGAGCTGGTCCGGCTGGTCTCCCGGGTTCATGGCGATCGTCGGCACCGCGGACGGGATCCAGGCGACCGTCACGGCCGCGACCTACACCCTCGGCGGCGCCATCGCCGCGCTCGCGCCCGGAGAGAGCGCGATCGTGACTTTGAACCGCGGCGACGTGCTGCAGGTGCTCTCGCAGCTCCCGGCCGACTCCGGGGAGCTGACGTTCTGCGAAGACTCGGGCTGGGAGCAGACGACGCTCGGCACCTGCCCCCCGACCCTGATCGCCGAGTGCGAGGGGTACTGCTCGGTGACCGACGGCGATCTCACCGGCACGACCGTGAGCGCCACCGGGCCGGTCGCGGTGTTCGCGGGCCACAACTGCACGTTCATGCCGTACTACGCCTGGGCGTGCGACCACCTCGAGGAGATGATGTTCCCGCTCGAGACGTGGGGCGACGACTTCGTCATGACCGCGCCGAGCAACCCGCAGGGGACCGGCGTCGTGCCGACGATGTACCGGGTGCTCGCCATGGCGCCGGACACGACGGTGACGTTCGAGCCCGCGGTCCACCCGACGACGACGCTGCAGGCCGGTGGGCTGATCCAGTTCGAGTCGGACGCGGACTTCCGCGTGTCGAGCGGCGACAAGCAGATCTACGTGACGCAGACGCTCATGGGGCAGGACTACTTCGCGTCGAGCGACTCGGGCGATCCGGCGATGGGCTCGGGCGTGCCCGTGTTCCAGGCGCGCTCCGTGTACACGTTCCTCACGCCGGACACGTACACGTACAACTTCGTCAACATCATCGCGCCCGCCGACGCGGAGGTGACGCTCGACGGCTCGCCGGTGGGCGGCTGGGCGGGGATCGGATCGACGGGGTACAGGGTCGCGCGCGTGCCGCTCACCGCCGGCTCCCACCTCGCCGAGGCCGAGGGCGACGTCGGCTTCGGCATCACGGCGTACGGCTACGCGCCGTACACGAGCTACCTCTTCCCGGGCGGCATGAACATCGAGGAGTACGTGGTCGAGTAG
- a CDS encoding type II toxin-antitoxin system VapB family antitoxin, with translation MQRTNIVLDEVLVAEGLALSRAKSIRDLVDRSLRELVARLKRQQILALRGCGQWEGDLGSMRDDAR, from the coding sequence ATGCAGAGGACGAACATCGTGCTCGACGAGGTGCTCGTCGCCGAAGGGCTCGCGCTCTCCCGCGCCAAGTCGATCCGCGACCTCGTGGATCGCTCCCTGCGCGAGCTCGTCGCGCGGCTGAAGCGGCAACAGATCCTGGCCCTGCGCGGCTGCGGGCAGTGGGAGGGCGATCTCGGGTCCATGCGGGACGACGCGCGATGA
- a CDS encoding PIN domain nuclease, whose protein sequence is MKTLVDTSAWIEFFNRGEGELAERVARLVGADEAAITGLVRCELLAGFRSDAAFAKARGILAAFEEVDDSSPAVRERAVEIYRSCRRKGVTVRSLVDCMIAAAALGADLPVLHRDRDFTAIAKRHPLRLAE, encoded by the coding sequence ATGAAGACGCTCGTGGACACCTCCGCGTGGATCGAGTTCTTCAACCGCGGCGAGGGCGAGCTCGCCGAGCGGGTCGCCCGGCTCGTCGGCGCGGACGAGGCGGCGATCACCGGGCTGGTGCGCTGCGAGCTGCTCGCCGGGTTCCGCTCCGACGCCGCGTTCGCCAAGGCGCGCGGCATCCTCGCGGCGTTCGAGGAGGTCGACGACTCGAGCCCCGCGGTGCGCGAGCGCGCCGTGGAGATCTACAGGAGCTGTAGGAGGAAGGGCGTCACCGTGCGCAGCCTGGTCGACTGCATGATCGCGGCGGCGGCGCTCGGGGCCGATCTCCCGGTGCTGCACCGCGACCGGGACTTCACGGCGATCGCGAAGCGGCACCCGCTGCGGCTCGCGGAGTGA